A single region of the Pontibacter kalidii genome encodes:
- a CDS encoding GWxTD domain-containing protein yields MPEVSMQHAYYASNDSLHLLMKFEDVRQVLDILQAASSYEYAVRTGLSERDRVLLEDSVNLPDRKITDVEGQLHVKLSLPGRVVQEPNVLHLQVWQVLSGQERMGAEFRVPLNSAMMQKGYLLTHAGTGKPIYQNYITTSDKLLVRSYSPSDSAMLVNRFELDFMPAAPPMSMSKPAVPRTIAVAESDTLLASDTLSFEREGLYLFNPESAFARGILVLPGKYPLVTKAEELIPPLIYLTTSQEREALFKAPDPKAAVDAFWLEVGGNESTARELIRAYYKRVEMANKLYTAHKAGWATDRGMIYIIYGRPSSVSQVGPNITWIYRESDTSPYIKFVFTKKENNFTENYYELIRRREYEDSWYSSVAKWRAGKTNL; encoded by the coding sequence ATGCCCGAGGTTAGCATGCAGCACGCCTACTACGCCAGCAACGATAGCCTGCACCTGCTGATGAAGTTCGAGGATGTGCGTCAGGTGCTGGACATACTGCAGGCCGCCTCCTCGTATGAGTATGCGGTCAGGACCGGGCTTTCGGAACGGGACCGAGTGCTGCTGGAGGACTCGGTAAACCTGCCGGACAGAAAGATAACCGATGTGGAGGGGCAGTTGCACGTGAAGCTTTCGCTGCCGGGGCGGGTGGTGCAGGAGCCGAATGTGCTGCACCTACAGGTATGGCAGGTGCTGTCGGGGCAGGAGCGCATGGGTGCCGAGTTCAGGGTGCCGCTTAACAGCGCGATGATGCAGAAAGGCTACCTGCTCACCCACGCAGGCACAGGCAAGCCGATCTACCAGAATTACATCACCACTTCCGATAAGTTACTGGTGCGCTCTTACAGCCCCTCCGACAGCGCCATGCTTGTAAACCGCTTTGAGCTGGACTTTATGCCCGCCGCTCCTCCCATGAGCATGAGTAAACCCGCCGTGCCGCGCACCATAGCCGTTGCCGAATCCGATACCCTTCTAGCCTCCGATACGCTTAGCTTTGAGCGGGAGGGCTTATACTTGTTTAACCCCGAGTCTGCGTTTGCCCGGGGGATACTGGTGCTGCCGGGCAAGTATCCGCTCGTAACCAAGGCTGAGGAACTCATTCCGCCGCTCATCTACCTGACTACCTCGCAGGAGCGAGAGGCGCTATTTAAAGCTCCTGACCCCAAGGCTGCCGTGGATGCGTTCTGGCTGGAGGTAGGCGGTAACGAAAGCACGGCGCGGGAGCTGATCCGGGCCTACTACAAGCGCGTGGAGATGGCCAACAAGCTCTACACGGCGCACAAGGCCGGCTGGGCCACCGACAGGGGCATGATCTACATTATCTACGGGCGCCCCAGCAGCGTGAGCCAGGTAGGCCCTAACATCACCTGGATCTACCGCGAGTCGGACACCTCGCCTTACATCAAGTTCGTTTTTACCAAAAAAGAGAATAACTTTACCGAAAACTATTATGAGCTGATACGGCGCCGTGAGTACGAAGACAGCTGGTACAGCTCTGTTGCAAAATGGAGAGCAGGAAAGACAAATTTGTAG